The genomic stretch CGCGGTCCAGCGGCTCGCCGTCGATGCCGCAGTACAGGGTGACGTGGGTCGCGGTGGCGCCCGAGGACACCCACGTCGACTTCGCGCCGTCGATGACCCAGCCGTCGCCGTCGCGGTGCGCGACGCAGTCGCCGCGCGCGTCGCTCACCAGGCTCGGCGTATGGCCGGTGAGCATGTCCGAGCCGTGGCCCATCTCGGTGATCGCCCAGCAGCTGTGCAGGCGCGGGTCGGCGCCGGAGAAGTACGGCCGCGCGATCTCCTCGACGAGCTCGGGGCTGCCGAGCTGGTAGGCGAACGCGGCCGAGAACGGGGCGAGGAACAGGACGGCGGAGAGGCCGGCGTCGCCCGTGGTGATCTCCTCCATGGCGAGGAACTCCTCCAGGCGCGACAGCCCGAGCCCGCCGAGCTCCGCGGGTCCGCTCAGCTTCGTGAACCCCTCGCGATGGGCCTGGGCGAGGAAGTCCCAGAACGGCGAGCCGTCGGCGACGACGTCAGCGGCGTCCATGCGGTCGAGCGCTACGCCGGTGGGCGCGACGACGTCGCGCGCGAACTCCCGCGCGCGGCGCTGCCACTCGCGGCCCGCGTCGCTGATCGTGCGATTGAGCTCGAGGAACGGAAGGACCTGCGATGCGGTGGTCATCGACCGACTCTCGTGCACCCGGTGCCCGGGCGCCACCCGGCGCAGGCGGAGCGTTGTGGAGGCGAACGATGCGCCGGACCGGTACGGTCGGCCGCGCACCGACCCCGACGGCAAGGAGGCGCGATGATGGGCGAGGGGCAGCGGGCGTACGTCCATGGCTACGACGACCGCGAAGCCGACCGCCTGCGCGATCAGGCCGGCACGCTCGCCGACCTGCTGCACCACGACACCGGCTACCCGGAGGGAAGCGCGGTGCTCGAGGTCGGCTGCGGCGTGGGCGCGCAGACCGTCGAGCTGACCCGCCGCAGCCCGCGCGCGCACTTCACGGCGATCGACGTGTCCGCGGACTCTGTGGGCGCGGCGCGCGCCGCCGTCGAGCGCGCCGGGATGCGCAACGTCGGCTTTCGCCGGGCGGACCTGTTCTCGCTGCCCGCCGGCTGGACGTTCGACCACGTCTTCGTGTGCTTCGTGCTCGAGCATCTCGAACGTCCCGTCGAGGCGCTCGAGGCGCTGCGCGGGCTCCTGCGCCCCGGCGGCACGATCACCGTGATCGAGGGCGACCACGGCTCCGCGACGATGCACCCGGCCGGCGCCGCGGCGTGCGACGCGATCGACGCGCTGGTGA from Capillimicrobium parvum encodes the following:
- a CDS encoding methyltransferase domain-containing protein; the encoded protein is MMGEGQRAYVHGYDDREADRLRDQAGTLADLLHHDTGYPEGSAVLEVGCGVGAQTVELTRRSPRAHFTAIDVSADSVGAARAAVERAGMRNVGFRRADLFSLPAGWTFDHVFVCFVLEHLERPVEALEALRGLLRPGGTITVIEGDHGSATMHPAGAAACDAIDALVRLQRAAGGDALIGRRLYPLLVEAGFAEVAVSPRMVYVDASRPQLVDGFTRRTFTAMVEGARDGALAAGLIEPERFDAGIRDLHRTTEPDGVFTYTFFKATARSAAGQEAGAPV